A DNA window from Linepithema humile isolate Giens D197 chromosome 6, Lhum_UNIL_v1.0, whole genome shotgun sequence contains the following coding sequences:
- the Polr2I gene encoding DNA-directed RNA polymerase II subunit RPB9 isoform X1, translated as METRDGVCGTASRGAIMSKITGYDTHDDGPGFVGIRFCQECNNMLYPKEDKENKVLMYACRNCDFKQLADSNCIYVNKIMHEIDELTHIVADVISDPTLPKTEEHPCPKCNHREAVFFQAQTRRAEEEMRLYYVCTNQHCSHRWTE; from the exons ATGGAGACGAGGGACGGAGTGTGTGGTACGGCGTCGAGAGG cGCAATCATGTCAAAGATAACAGGTTATGATACGCACGACGACGGGCCAGGATTCGTGGGAATTCGATTTTGCCAAGAGTgcaataatatgttatatccGAAAGAGGATAAAGAGAACAAAGTGCTCATGTATGCG tGCAGAAATTGCGATTTTAAACAACTGGCTGACAGCAATTGTATTTATGTAAACAAGATCATGCACGAAATTGA cGAGCTGACACACATCGTTGCTGACGTGATATCGGATCCTACTTTGCCGAAAACAGAAGAACATCCATGCCCAAAGTGCAATCACAGAGAAGCTGTATTTTTCCAGGCACAAACTAGGCGGGCTGAGGAAGAGATGAGATTGTATTATGTGTGTACGAATCAGCATTGTTCACACAGATGGACAGagtaa
- the LOC105678803 gene encoding solute carrier family 35 member E2A — protein sequence MENYSVRINYPQTARGDPEESSTSHDTQPKQYADHVKKREDVIVLTSDTKGGLCNPRALLFLTLWYVFSGCTLFLNKYILSYMEGDPTILGACQMLMTAICGFIQIYFPCGMYKASPRLIRPPGFYKHMTLVGCTRFATVVLGLVSLNYVAVSFTETIKSSAPLFTVLISRYLLGEHTGLYVNLSLIPVMSGLALCSINEISFDFRGFIAAMATNVTECLQNVYSKMLISGDNFKYTPAELQLYTSLASIVVQIPVSLLLVDLSTLEHSLSFKLFAAFLLNGVFFHFQSITAYVLMDYISPVTHSVANTTKRAFLIWLSVVLFNNPVTGLSQLGTALVIVGVLLYNRAQECDRINRTKLRYSSKINFQ from the exons ATGGAGAACTACTCCGTGCGCATCAATTATCCGCAAACCGCTCGCGGGGACCCGGAGGAATCATCCACGTCACACGACACCCAGCCGAAGCAGTATGCGGATCATGTCAAAAAGAGGGAGGACGTGATCGTTCTGACAAGCGACACGAAGGGTGGCTTGTGTAATCCCAGAGCTCTGCTCTTTCTCACTCTGTGGTATGTCTTCAGTGGGTGCACcctatttttaaacaaatatatactgTCCTACATGGAAGGTGATCCCACTATCCTGG GTGCTTGTCAGATGTTGATGACAGCAATTTGCGGTTTCATACAAATATACTTCCCTTGCGGCATGTACAAGGCTAGTCCAAGATTAATAAGACCTCCGggattttataaacatatgaCATTGGTAGGGTGCACAAGGTTTGCGACAGTGGTCTTGGGTCTAGTGTCATTAAATTACGTAGCTGTAAGTTTCACAGAAACTATAAAGAGTAGTGCACCACTTTTCACCGTCCTCATCAGCAGGTATTTATTAG gGGAACATACGGGATTATATGTAAATCTGTCTTTGATACCTGTAATGAGTGGACTGGCACTGTGTTCTATCAATGAAATTAGTTTCGATTTTAGAGGATTTATCGCTGCTATGGCCACAAACGTGACCGAATGTTTGCAGaacgtttattcgaaaatgtTGATCAGCGGCGATAATTTCAAATACAC ACCGGCAGAGTTACAATTGTATACCAGTTTAGCGTCAATTGTGGTGCAAATACCGGTGTCGTTACTGCTGGTGGATCTATCCACGCTGGAGCATTCCTTGAGCTTTAAGTTATTTGCGGCATTCCTTCTCAATGGAGTATTCTTCCACTTTCAAAGCATCACTGCTTATGTACTTATGGACTACATCAGTCCCGTGACACATAG TGTCGCTAATACCACAAAGAGAGCTTTTCTAATATGGCTCTCcgttgttttatttaataacccGGTGACGGGATTATCACAGCTCGGCACCGCCTTGGTCATAGTGGGCGTATTACTGTACAATCGAGCACAGGAGTGCGACAGGATAAACAGAACAAAGTTACGGTATTCGTCGAAAATCAATTTccagtaa
- the LOC105678695 gene encoding ankyrin repeat domain-containing protein 65-like isoform X3 — translation MPTECIANPLQRELADAIIRLQPLDEIRILLACGAKPNEPVTQGLRPLHYAVWQRYTEAAQLLLVRGADIDATDECGYSALHLAAEHGYLDLVKLLLKYGAKVDHRQDTGELFPRTMLCDEPLRLALRNRHVDVARTLLEAGANPNKRYFFGSEINLVSPLDLECMELLLAFGAQPNTRDRAGLTPLMKAARLPQGIASVLLLLSYGADVNAMADIRHDYRTVLHYAILGGDPAVINLLLKQGARLDLGPDYQKPTALDLAILKGDPSIVEMLLKAGADVNATSPIIGSPLHVACADNIPNRLQILCMLLERGADPNLVIRSDDGPALRPVLAEYVASNENPSVEVVALLLKYGARVVIKTQFRDPHGILNSLQNMADKPRLLRALLEAAESFDPCMIRRSSSLTDAQKALVMEAARTPLPLMHQARLIVRRLCGTRLPKIVRNLQLPQSLHRYLLYDFY, via the exons ATGCCGACCGAGTGCATCGCCAACCCGTTGCAGCGGGAGCTGGCCGACGCGATAATACGGCTGCAGCCGCTCGACGAGATTCGGATCCTCCTCGCCTGCGGTGCCAAGCCGAACGAACCGGTCACCCAGGGCCTCAGGCCCTTGCACTACGCCGTCTGGCAGCGCTACACCGAAGCCGCCCAGCTGCTGCTGGTGCGCGGTGCCGACATCGACGCCACCGACGAGTGCGGCTACTCGGCTCTACACCTCGCCGCCGAACACGGCTATCTGGACCTCGTGAAGCTGCTACTCAAATATGGCGCCAAGGTGGACCACAGGCAGGACACGGGAGAGCTCTTTCCCAG AACAATGTTGTGCGACGAACCGCTGCGTCTGGCCCTGCGAAACCGTCACGTCGATGTCGCGAGGACCTTGCTCGAAGCCGGCGCGAATCCGAACAAGAGGTACTTCTTCGGCTCCGAGATTAATCTGGTGTCGCCTCTGGATCTGGAATGCATGGAACTGTTGCTGGCCTTCGGCGCTCAGCCGAATACGCGAGATCGTGCCGGGTTGACGCCTCTCATGAAGGCCGCCAGACTGCCACAG GGCATAGCTTCGGTGCTTCTGCTGTTGAGTTACGGCGCGGATGTGAATGCGATGGCGGACATTAGACACGATTACCGTACAGTGCTGCATTACGCGATTCTCGGCGGCGATCCGGCAGTCATCAATCTACTTCTGAAGCAAGGTGCTCGGCTGGATCTCGGTCCAGATTATCAGAAGCCGACGGCCTTGGATCTGGCTATACTCAAGGGAGACCCGTCGATCGTTGAGATGCTGCTCAAGGCAG GTGCGGACGTGAATGCTACATCGCCGATCATCGGCTCGCCATTGCATGTAGCGTGCGCGGACAACATCCCGAACCGGCTGCAGATCTTGTGCATGCTGCTGGAACGCGGAGCCGATCCGAATCTAGTGATACGTAGCGACGACGGACCGGCGTTGCGGCCGGTGCTCGCCGAGTACGTAGCTTCGAATGAAAATCCATCGGTGGAAGTGGTGGCATTGCTGCTCAAGTACGGCGCTCGCGTGGTGATCAAGACGCAGTTCCGCGATCCGCACGGCATCCTCAACTCCCTGCAGAATATGGCCGACAAGCCGCGGCTGTTGCGCGCGCTGTTGGAGGCGGCAGAGAGCTTCGATCCCTGCATGATACGGCGGTCCAGCAGTCTAACGGACGCGCAGAAAGCGCTGGTGATGGAAGCGGCCAGGACCCCATTGCCGTTGATGCATCAGGCGAGACTTATAGTCCGCAGACTCTGCGGCACCAGGCTGCCGAAGATCGTCAGGAATTTGCAGTTGCCGCAGTCGTTGCATCGCTACCTTCTCTACGACTTTTATTAG
- the Polr2I gene encoding DNA-directed RNA polymerase II subunit RPB9 isoform X2, protein MSKITGYDTHDDGPGFVGIRFCQECNNMLYPKEDKENKVLMYACRNCDFKQLADSNCIYVNKIMHEIDELTHIVADVISDPTLPKTEEHPCPKCNHREAVFFQAQTRRAEEEMRLYYVCTNQHCSHRWTE, encoded by the exons ATGTCAAAGATAACAGGTTATGATACGCACGACGACGGGCCAGGATTCGTGGGAATTCGATTTTGCCAAGAGTgcaataatatgttatatccGAAAGAGGATAAAGAGAACAAAGTGCTCATGTATGCG tGCAGAAATTGCGATTTTAAACAACTGGCTGACAGCAATTGTATTTATGTAAACAAGATCATGCACGAAATTGA cGAGCTGACACACATCGTTGCTGACGTGATATCGGATCCTACTTTGCCGAAAACAGAAGAACATCCATGCCCAAAGTGCAATCACAGAGAAGCTGTATTTTTCCAGGCACAAACTAGGCGGGCTGAGGAAGAGATGAGATTGTATTATGTGTGTACGAATCAGCATTGTTCACACAGATGGACAGagtaa
- the LOC105678695 gene encoding ankyrin repeat domain-containing protein 65-like isoform X2, with product MLEHRTVFDMPTECIANPLQRELADAIIRLQPLDEIRILLACGAKPNEPVTQGLRPLHYAVWQRYTEAAQLLLVRGADIDATDECGYSALHLAAEHGYLDLVKLLLKYGAKVDHRQDTGELFPRTMLCDEPLRLALRNRHVDVARTLLEAGANPNKRYFFGSEINLVSPLDLECMELLLAFGAQPNTRDRAGLTPLMKAARLPQGIASVLLLLSYGADVNAMADIRHDYRTVLHYAILGGDPAVINLLLKQGARLDLGPDYQKPTALDLAILKGDPSIVEMLLKAGADVNATSPIIGSPLHVACADNIPNRLQILCMLLERGADPNLVIRSDDGPALRPVLAEYVASNENPSVEVVALLLKYGARVVIKTQFRDPHGILNSLQNMADKPRLLRALLEAAESFDPCMIRRSSSLTDAQKALVMEAARTPLPLMHQARLIVRRLCGTRLPKIVRNLQLPQSLHRYLLYDFY from the exons ATGCTGGAGCATCGCACCGTCTTCGAC ATGCCGACCGAGTGCATCGCCAACCCGTTGCAGCGGGAGCTGGCCGACGCGATAATACGGCTGCAGCCGCTCGACGAGATTCGGATCCTCCTCGCCTGCGGTGCCAAGCCGAACGAACCGGTCACCCAGGGCCTCAGGCCCTTGCACTACGCCGTCTGGCAGCGCTACACCGAAGCCGCCCAGCTGCTGCTGGTGCGCGGTGCCGACATCGACGCCACCGACGAGTGCGGCTACTCGGCTCTACACCTCGCCGCCGAACACGGCTATCTGGACCTCGTGAAGCTGCTACTCAAATATGGCGCCAAGGTGGACCACAGGCAGGACACGGGAGAGCTCTTTCCCAG AACAATGTTGTGCGACGAACCGCTGCGTCTGGCCCTGCGAAACCGTCACGTCGATGTCGCGAGGACCTTGCTCGAAGCCGGCGCGAATCCGAACAAGAGGTACTTCTTCGGCTCCGAGATTAATCTGGTGTCGCCTCTGGATCTGGAATGCATGGAACTGTTGCTGGCCTTCGGCGCTCAGCCGAATACGCGAGATCGTGCCGGGTTGACGCCTCTCATGAAGGCCGCCAGACTGCCACAG GGCATAGCTTCGGTGCTTCTGCTGTTGAGTTACGGCGCGGATGTGAATGCGATGGCGGACATTAGACACGATTACCGTACAGTGCTGCATTACGCGATTCTCGGCGGCGATCCGGCAGTCATCAATCTACTTCTGAAGCAAGGTGCTCGGCTGGATCTCGGTCCAGATTATCAGAAGCCGACGGCCTTGGATCTGGCTATACTCAAGGGAGACCCGTCGATCGTTGAGATGCTGCTCAAGGCAG GTGCGGACGTGAATGCTACATCGCCGATCATCGGCTCGCCATTGCATGTAGCGTGCGCGGACAACATCCCGAACCGGCTGCAGATCTTGTGCATGCTGCTGGAACGCGGAGCCGATCCGAATCTAGTGATACGTAGCGACGACGGACCGGCGTTGCGGCCGGTGCTCGCCGAGTACGTAGCTTCGAATGAAAATCCATCGGTGGAAGTGGTGGCATTGCTGCTCAAGTACGGCGCTCGCGTGGTGATCAAGACGCAGTTCCGCGATCCGCACGGCATCCTCAACTCCCTGCAGAATATGGCCGACAAGCCGCGGCTGTTGCGCGCGCTGTTGGAGGCGGCAGAGAGCTTCGATCCCTGCATGATACGGCGGTCCAGCAGTCTAACGGACGCGCAGAAAGCGCTGGTGATGGAAGCGGCCAGGACCCCATTGCCGTTGATGCATCAGGCGAGACTTATAGTCCGCAGACTCTGCGGCACCAGGCTGCCGAAGATCGTCAGGAATTTGCAGTTGCCGCAGTCGTTGCATCGCTACCTTCTCTACGACTTTTATTAG
- the LOC105678694 gene encoding prenylcysteine oxidase-like, whose protein sequence is MKLHIALFLLGILIHTNGISLDTPLPRIAIVGGGNGGASASHFLTELLNGNLEIDLYEVKTIGGRLATIKIGDDEFEAGGAIIHPKNMYMQKFVKLLGLEHNSPDGLKMGIWNGDEFVFKESDWSIVTIAQLLYRYGFQLFKLNRYVNDILDDFLKIYDLQDAGMSFANVTALLSALNKDFPKLLQTPIKDHLLHMGFTNQLIDELVQAVNVVNYGQEINIQSFVSLVSLAGASGELWSVKNGNKEVPQHLIYRNKNVNVVPSRVTKIRYVADNDKNQYEVTYINKDSTDPMTSNYDIVIIATPLTHDQAFPIEFVGFPDDFIFQGNYQTTYATFVKGNLNPKYFGLKETIDAIFSCNPNKTIISSIGQQGLVNGLVKKNSPVWKIFSRKSIDTNLIDKMFSKVTEKKEILWKAYPQYSTNLQLNKFKLHDALYHVNAIEWAASAMEMSAIAGRNVAILASDDFLQKYKPISTKAYKDSTKKLRTNEL, encoded by the exons ATGAAGCTGCATATAGCTTTATTTCTACTAGGAATCCTAATACACACAAATGGAATCTCCCTTGACACACCTCTACCACGTATCG CCATTGTAGGAGGTGGCAATGGCGGTGCTTCGGCCTCGCACTTTCTTACAGAGCTACTGAATGGAAACTTGGAGATTGACTTGTACGAAGTGAAAACTATCGGTGGACGATTGGCGACAATAAAGATCGGTGACGATGAATTCGAAGCTGGCGGTGCAATTATACACCCTAAGAACATGTACATGCAGAAGTTTGTCAAACTTTTGG GTTTGGAGCATAATTCTCCTGATGGATTAAAAATGGGTATATGGAATGGAGATGAATTTGTATTCAAAGAAAGTGACTGGTCTATAGTAACTATAGCACAGTTATTATACAGATATGGTTTTCAACTGTTTAAACTTAACAG atatgtAAATGACATATTGGATGATTTCTTGAAGATATATGATCTGCAGGATGCTGGAATGTCTTTTGCCAATGTCACTGCACTATTGTCAgctttaaataaagatttccCGAAATTATTACAGACACCTATAAAAGATCATCTTCTACACATGGGTTTTACAAATCAATTGATCGATGAATTAGTGCAAGCTGTCAACGTGGTAAATTATGGTCAAGAAATCAATATTCAAAGTTTTGTTAGTCTAGTATCTTTAGCTGGGGCATCTGGCGAACTATGGTCtgttaaaaatggaaataaagag gtACCACAGCAtcttatttatagaaataaaaacgtaAATGTAGTGCCAAGTCGTGTTACAAAAATTCGTTATGTAGCAGATAACGATAAGAATCAATATGAAGTGACCTACATAAACAAAG atagtACAGATCCGATGACATCGAATTatgatattgtaattattgccACACCACTTACGCACGACCAAGCATTCCCAATAGAATTTGTGGGATTTCCGGATGATTTCATATTTCAAGGAAATTATCAAACGACATATGCAACATTCGTCAAAGGAAATCTTAATCCAAAGTACTTTGGCTTGAAAGAAACTATAGATGCTATTTTTAGCTGTAATCccaataaaacaataatcaGTTCAATCGGACAGCAAGGTCTTGTCAATGGATTAGTTAAGAAAAACTCACCAGTTTGGAAAATCTTCAGCAGAAAATCTATAGACACAAATCTTATAGACAAAATGTTTTCTAAg gtTACTGAGAAGAAGGAAATCCTTTGGAAAGCATACCCTCAATATTCAACAAACTTACAACTCAATAAATTTAAGCTACATGATGCGCTGTATCATGTCAATGCAATTGAATGGGCTGCAAGTGCAATGGAAATGAGTGCAATAGCTGGAAGAAATGTCGCTATCTTGGCAAGCGATGATTTTCTCCAAAAATATAAGCCTATATCGACTAAAGCCTATAAAGATTCGACGAAAAAGTTACGTACGAATGAGTTATAA
- the LOC105678698 gene encoding broad-complex core protein isoforms 1/2/3/4/5 gives MESGSTLPNPGSYPGGDRQQFCVSWNSHQSNMHSAFPKLLSSEQFVDVTLACDGGSIKCHKVVLSACSDYLERLLLEIPCTHPVIFLRDMKMWELQALVEFMYRGEVYVEQQQLATLMQAAEVLQVRGLSTQGCDNSTNDSNTQLCDSNPPVSPPTPTHGDSSYKPDNNSSNDGSTSDFLPTCSTMAATSTGNTSSTITPVSQNPNSTSNFVNMEHSEALQHLEKALSACEATLTETQGMVKMEPDEQFSQQQDVKPYSISMVPSSNCNPSSPFPAIEGYQRRQRRSEEELKQASDMVARGMTFQVASEKYKIPISTIRFYMVRKGILQRRKRGRGSSNLGMNSQPGSPASPPYHMMNYRLPESLNSSLP, from the exons ATGGAATCTGGAAGTACTTTGCCTAATCCAGGCAGTTATCCTGGAGGCGATCGACAGCAGTTCTGCGTATCTTGGAACTCCCATCAATCAAATATGCACAGCGCATTTCCAAAATTGCTGAGCTCGGAGCAGTTTGTGGATGTGACTCTGGCATGTGACGGAGGTTCGATAAAGTGTCACAAAGTAGTATTGTCCGCTTGCAGCGATTACTTGGAACGATTGCTGTTGGAAATTCCATGCACTCATCCTGTCATCTTTTTGAGGGACATGAAAATGTGGGAACTTCAAGCTCTCGTAGAATTTATGTATCGTGGAGAGGTGTATGTAGAACAGCAACAACTGGCTACATTGATGCAAGCGGCAGAGGTTTTACAG GTTCGTGGCTTATCCACTCAGGGATGCGATAACTCGACAAATGACAGCAATACACAACTGTGCGATTCTAATCCACCTGTCTCTCCACCGACGCCTACTCATGGCGATTCCAGTTACAAGCCTGATAACAATTCATCTAATGACGGAAGTACCTCTGACTTCCTGCCGACATGTTCGACGATGGCGGCGACTAGCACGGGGAATACTTCGTCAACGATCACCCCAGTCTCCCAGAACCCCAACTCTACGTCCAACTTCGTGAACATGGAGCACAGCGAAGCGCTGCAACATCTCGAGAAGGCTCTCAGTGCTTGCGAGGCTACTCTTACTGAGACTCAGGGAATGGTAAAGATGGAACCGGATGAGCAATTCTCTCAGCAACAAGATGTAAAACCTTATTCCATTAGTATGGTGCCCAGCAGTAATTGCAACCCTAGCAGCCCATTCCCGGCAATTGAAG GTTATCAAAGACGACAAAGGCGATCGGAAGAAGAACTGAAACAAGCTTCGGACATGGTTGCGCGCGGCATGACGTTTCAAGTAGCTTCGGAAAAGTACAAGATCCCAATCAGCACAATTCGATTCTACATGGTCAGAAAAGGCATTCTACAAAGGAGAAAGCGCGGCCGCGGCTCCAGCAACCTCGGAATGAACAGCCAACCGGGTAGCCCAGCCAGTCCGCCGTACCATATGATGAACTACCGTTTGCCGGAGAGCCTAAATTCCAGCCTACCGTAA
- the Cth gene encoding putative cystathionine gamma-lyase 2 yields the protein MASAQGFSTIAIHAGQDPQQWTHASVVPPLVMSTTFKQDAPGQHRGYEYGRSGNPTRNVLETCLAALENGKHGLTFASGLGATTTIVALLQAGDHLVAADDLYGGTNRLFQKCLIKQNIKSTFVDMTSVQNVIDAIQPNTKMIWLESPSNPLLKVIDLKAVIDAVKSRRPDIIVVVDNTFLTCYFQKPLEFGADISMYSLTKYINGHSDVIMGAAITRRDDLEEKLRFLQNAMGVVPSPFDCALVNRSIKTLELRMQRHMENGLAVAKFLESHPNVERVFHPYLPSHPQHELAVKQSTGHSGMVSFYLKGNSKEFLKALKVFTLAESLGGYESLAELPSVMTHASVPEDERAALGITDQLIRLSVGLESEQDLVADIQQALNASQ from the exons ATGGCTTCAGCACAAGGTTTTTCGACTATAGCCATTCATGCTGGACAGGATCCACAACAATGGACACATGCTTCAGTTGTTCCTCCTCTGGTGATGTCTACAACTTTTAAACAGGATGCTCCAGGGCAGCACAGA GGTTACGAATACGGCAGAAGCGGCAATCCTACGCGCAACGTACTGGAAACATGTTTGGCGGCTTTAGAAAATGGTAAACACGGTCTGACGTTTGCCTCTGGCTTGGGCGCAACGACTACAATTGTAGCATTATTACAAGCAGGAGATCACTTAGTCGCTGCAGATGATCTTTACGGTGGAACCAACCGTTTGTTCCAAAAATGTTTGATCAAGCAGAATATAAAATCGACATTTGTCGACATGACTAGTGTACAGAATGTTATAGATGCCATACAACCAAATACAAAGATGATTTGGCTGGAATCGCCAAGCAATCCATTATTGAAAGTTATAGATCTTAAAGCTGTGATCGATGCCGTAAAATCTCGTCGTCCAGACATTATTGTAGTTGTCGACAATACCTTCCTGACATGCTACTTTCAA AAACCACTGGAGTTTGGGGCTGACATTTCAATGTATTCACTTACGAAATACATCAACGGACACTCGGATGTTATTATGGGTGCTGCAATCACGCGCCGGGACGATCTCGAAGAAAAGTTGCGATTCTTGCAAAACG CCATGGGCGTCGTTCCATCGCCTTTCGATTGCGCCTTAGTTAATCGTAGCATAAAAACTCTCGAGCTTAGAATGCAGCGGCACATGGAAAACGGCTTGGCTGTAGCAAAGTTCCTAGAATCTCATCCGAATGTCGAGCGAGTGTTCCATCCCT ATCTCCCGTCACATCCACAGCATGAACTTGCAGTTAAACAATCAACCGGACACAGTGGAATGGTCTCCTTTTATCTCAAAGGCAACTCTAAGGAATTCCTGAAAGCATTGAAAGTCTTCACTCTAGCTGAGTCCTTAGGAGGTTACGAATCGCTAGCCGAATTACC ATCCGTTATGACGCATGCATCCGTACCGGAAGATGAACGAGCAGCGTTAGGCATAACTGATCAATTGATCAGACTGTCTGTCGGTCTAGAATCGGAGCAGGATCTTGTAGCCGACATCCAACAAGCATTGAACGCCAgtcaataa
- the LOC105678695 gene encoding ankyrin repeat domain-containing protein 65-like isoform X1, which translates to MSGIGNRDLSDFRAHRLRQIRLEIKMPTECIANPLQRELADAIIRLQPLDEIRILLACGAKPNEPVTQGLRPLHYAVWQRYTEAAQLLLVRGADIDATDECGYSALHLAAEHGYLDLVKLLLKYGAKVDHRQDTGELFPRTMLCDEPLRLALRNRHVDVARTLLEAGANPNKRYFFGSEINLVSPLDLECMELLLAFGAQPNTRDRAGLTPLMKAARLPQGIASVLLLLSYGADVNAMADIRHDYRTVLHYAILGGDPAVINLLLKQGARLDLGPDYQKPTALDLAILKGDPSIVEMLLKAGADVNATSPIIGSPLHVACADNIPNRLQILCMLLERGADPNLVIRSDDGPALRPVLAEYVASNENPSVEVVALLLKYGARVVIKTQFRDPHGILNSLQNMADKPRLLRALLEAAESFDPCMIRRSSSLTDAQKALVMEAARTPLPLMHQARLIVRRLCGTRLPKIVRNLQLPQSLHRYLLYDFY; encoded by the exons ATGTCAGGAATCGGAAATCGAG ATTTGTCGGATTTCCGTGCTCATCGTTTAAGGCAAATCAGACTCGAAATTAAA ATGCCGACCGAGTGCATCGCCAACCCGTTGCAGCGGGAGCTGGCCGACGCGATAATACGGCTGCAGCCGCTCGACGAGATTCGGATCCTCCTCGCCTGCGGTGCCAAGCCGAACGAACCGGTCACCCAGGGCCTCAGGCCCTTGCACTACGCCGTCTGGCAGCGCTACACCGAAGCCGCCCAGCTGCTGCTGGTGCGCGGTGCCGACATCGACGCCACCGACGAGTGCGGCTACTCGGCTCTACACCTCGCCGCCGAACACGGCTATCTGGACCTCGTGAAGCTGCTACTCAAATATGGCGCCAAGGTGGACCACAGGCAGGACACGGGAGAGCTCTTTCCCAG AACAATGTTGTGCGACGAACCGCTGCGTCTGGCCCTGCGAAACCGTCACGTCGATGTCGCGAGGACCTTGCTCGAAGCCGGCGCGAATCCGAACAAGAGGTACTTCTTCGGCTCCGAGATTAATCTGGTGTCGCCTCTGGATCTGGAATGCATGGAACTGTTGCTGGCCTTCGGCGCTCAGCCGAATACGCGAGATCGTGCCGGGTTGACGCCTCTCATGAAGGCCGCCAGACTGCCACAG GGCATAGCTTCGGTGCTTCTGCTGTTGAGTTACGGCGCGGATGTGAATGCGATGGCGGACATTAGACACGATTACCGTACAGTGCTGCATTACGCGATTCTCGGCGGCGATCCGGCAGTCATCAATCTACTTCTGAAGCAAGGTGCTCGGCTGGATCTCGGTCCAGATTATCAGAAGCCGACGGCCTTGGATCTGGCTATACTCAAGGGAGACCCGTCGATCGTTGAGATGCTGCTCAAGGCAG GTGCGGACGTGAATGCTACATCGCCGATCATCGGCTCGCCATTGCATGTAGCGTGCGCGGACAACATCCCGAACCGGCTGCAGATCTTGTGCATGCTGCTGGAACGCGGAGCCGATCCGAATCTAGTGATACGTAGCGACGACGGACCGGCGTTGCGGCCGGTGCTCGCCGAGTACGTAGCTTCGAATGAAAATCCATCGGTGGAAGTGGTGGCATTGCTGCTCAAGTACGGCGCTCGCGTGGTGATCAAGACGCAGTTCCGCGATCCGCACGGCATCCTCAACTCCCTGCAGAATATGGCCGACAAGCCGCGGCTGTTGCGCGCGCTGTTGGAGGCGGCAGAGAGCTTCGATCCCTGCATGATACGGCGGTCCAGCAGTCTAACGGACGCGCAGAAAGCGCTGGTGATGGAAGCGGCCAGGACCCCATTGCCGTTGATGCATCAGGCGAGACTTATAGTCCGCAGACTCTGCGGCACCAGGCTGCCGAAGATCGTCAGGAATTTGCAGTTGCCGCAGTCGTTGCATCGCTACCTTCTCTACGACTTTTATTAG